The genomic window CGCCCACGGTGGCCCGCGCGGATGCCGGGACGACCGAGGTCGGCGAGACCGTGGTCTTCGCCGCCGAAGGGGCCGGCCCGGGCGGTGCGGCCGAGGGGCCGTCGCTCGGGCGCTACGAGAACCTCGGCGAGATCGCCCGGGGCGGGATGGGGATCGTCTACCGCGTCCGTGACGGCGCGTTCGACCGCGAGCTGGCCCTCAAGGTGGTGCTCTCCCGCGACCCCGGGCCCGTGATGCGGAGCCGGTTCGTCGAGGAGGCGCGGGTGACCGGGCGGTTGCAGCACCCGGGCATTCCGCCGGTCCACGAGATCGGCGAGCTGGACGACGGCCGGCCGTACTACACGATGAAGCTGATCGACGGCCGGACCCTGGAGGACCTGCTCGCCGCCCGCCCCGACCCGCGGCACGACCCGGCCCACTTCCTCTCGATCTTCGAGGCGATCTGCCAGACGCTCGGCTACGCGCACGCCCGCGGCGTGGTGCACCGGGACATGAAGCCGTCCAACATCATGGTGGGCGCCTTCGGCGAGGTGCAGGTCATGGACTGGGGGCTCGCCAAGGTGCTCGCGCGGCCGGGCCATCCGCCCGGGCCATCGGACGCGTCGGCGGGCTACACCGAGGGCGCGGGCAAGGGGGACGGCGACGATGCGGCCGGCGGACGGTCGCTGGCCGGCGACGTGCTGGGCACCCCGGCCTACATGCCGCCCGAGCAGGCGCTCGGGCAGGTCGATCGCGTCGATGAGAGGTCGGACGTCTTCGCCCTGGGTGCGATCCTCTGCGAGATCCTGACCGGGGCCCCCCCCTACGTCGACCGGCCCGGATATTTCGCCCACCGCCAGGCCGCGCGGGCGGACCTCGGCGCGGCGATGTCGCGGCTGGCGGGCTGCGGCGCCGAGGACGAGCTCGTGGACCTGGCCCGCCGCTGCCTCGCGGCCGACCCCTCCGCGCGGCCTCGGGATGCGGAGGCCGTGGCCGAGGCGGTGGCGTCGCACCAGGAATCGATGCAGGACCGGCTGCGGGCGGCCGAGCTCGCCCGGGTCGAGGCGGTCGCGCGGGCGGAGCACGAGCGGAAGCGCCGGAGGCTGGCCGTCGCGCTGCTGTCCACGGTCGCGGCGATGATCGGCCTGGGCGGGGCCGGGCTGACCTACCTCGTGCACCTCTCGCACCAGGGGGCGGTCCACCAGGCGGAGGTGGCGCGCTCCGCCGAGGACCTCCTCGCCCGCGCGGAGGCCCTGGGCCGGCGGGCGGAGGCCGCCGCCGGGGACGACGAGGCCGCCTGGGCCGACGCCGTGGCCTCGGCCCGCGGGGCCCGCGCGATGCTCGCCGACGAGCCGGGCCTGGAGGGCCTCCGGCGCTCGGCCGTGGCGGCCGTCGCCGAGATCGAGCGTCGCCGCGAGGGCTGCCGGTCGCTCGTGCCGGGGTGCCTCGCCGCGTCGAACCGCTACCGGGCCGACGGCCCGGTGCCGCCCCAGGCCGTCGACCACGATGACCCGGGCCCCGGCACGCCGCCCGACTATTCGGGCGTCTCGATCCTGCGGCGGAGCATCTTCTTCGACCTCTCCGGCTGGAGGCGCCTGCCGCCGGGCGTCGACCCCGCGGCCGCCGGGCGCGTCGAGCCGACGAATTACACCCAGGTGCTGGACCTCGTCCGGAAGCAGAACGTCACCGCGGACAACCGCCGGCTCATCTTCCCCTTCCGCACCGAGGGCTACGAGGTGGACCTCCGCTGCGCCAACCTCCCGTACACGGTCCGCGGCCCGGCCGCCCGCGAGCCGCTCGGCGGGGGGACCCGCCCGGTGCTCCGCCGCGACCTGGTGATCGACATCTCCGGGTGCCAGCCCGGCAAGGAGTCGCGGGTCGTCATCCAGGCGACCATCTGGAACGGCTTCCAGCCCGACGCCGACGGCCGGACCTGGGCCGGCATGCTCGCGGCCGACGACCTCTCCGAGGCCGAGATCGCCGTGAAGTTCGCCGACGGCCGCAAGCCGAAGGCCCCGCCCACGCTCTACGTCTTCCAGCGCGGCTCCGACAGGAAGGAGGCGCCCCACATCACCCAGGACTTCCGCAACCCCCTGGACCGCGACTGGTGGCTCTGGCGCCCGCGCGACATCCTCAAGGACAGCGTCTATCAGGTCGCCTGGAGCTGGCCCGGGCCGAAGGACGGTGCGGCCGCGATGCCGCGGACGCCGGACCTCGCAAGATCCGATCGTGCCGTCGTGCGACGCTGAGGTGTCAGGCGTCCAGACGGTGCTGCGACTCCGGCGGAACGAGCTCCCTCAGGAGTCGCTCATATTTCGGGAGGTGCTCCATCTCGAGCCGCTCCTGCTCTCCGCGAATCATGGCGAGCCGCGTGAGGTCTTCCTCCTGCAATCCCTCGCGTAACGCCTCGATCGTCGAGGAGGAGGCCCGGAGTTCCAGACTCGCCAGCCGACTCAGGTCGCTCCACTGCGGGGAGCAATCGACGCAGACCCATGACGGGAGTTCGGATCTCTTGACGACGAGGCGGCCGACGACCAGAGTCGGGTCGACGGAGGTGAAATAACGGTGGCTCAGCCCGAGGAGCGCTTCCCCAGCGTCGAGCGCCCTGGCGTCCTCCGGATACAATTCGAAGTAGCCCCAGATTACCCGCACGAGACGGTTGCCGCGGCATCTCTCGCAGCATCCGGGCTTCGGTTGGCCTCTCATTGGCTGGGCCTCCACGAGTCGACGCGGTTCACTCGCCGTCCGCTCGCCGGCTCCCGGCACGGCGGCCGCGCTGGCTCCTTCACTCGCTTCCGCTGGGATCCCGGCGGCCATCATACCGTCGCACGGTCCGTTCGCGCACCACTCCGCGGACGGGATCAGACCGCCACGTCCTTCGGCGCGGGTAGTCCGGCCCGTCCGCGATGACGATCCGATCCCGTGCATCCGCGCTCCGCTTGACGCACCCTGCAAGAGACGGATCCGTCCGTGGCCTGGGGGGCGGCTCCGGGGCCGCGGGGCTCGCGGAGATCCTTCGAGTGCCGCTGTGGGAGTCCCCTCGGCACGCGAATCCCGGCGTCGGTGACGGTCGTTCCGCCCGGGCGGAGTGCGGCCGGGCGGGACGGGCCGGGGGCGTGGCTCAGCGGGAGGGCTTCGCGGTCGCGGGCTTGACGGGGATCTGGACCTCCCAGAGCCGCTCCTTCTCGGGGGTCATGGGGCCATGGTAGCCGAGCTGGCGGGGGGGGCCGGCCTCGACCCACTCGGCCTTGTGGTCGGCCAGCCAGCGGCGGAGCGTCGCGAGTTCGTCGCGGAGGCGCTCGGGGTCGCTGCGTCCCTGGTAGCCGAGGCAGGCGTACGTCGCCGACGGGTGGTCCTCCACCTTCACCGCGCCGACGCCGGCGCCGGGCTCCCCCTGGGTGGGCTTGCGGTAGAGGAACTCCATCGTCATCTCGCCGGTCGAGCCGGGGCTCTCCGCCATGCCGGGCGTCCGGTACGTGCTGACCACCGGGGCGGTCATCGCGATCTCGCGCCGGCTGATGTGGTTGAACAGCGGCCAGAAGAGCGTGTTGCCGGCCCCGGCCGACGCGTCCTTCGCCCGGGCGACGGCCGATCGGTAGGCCGGGTAGGCCTTCACCTCGATCGCCCCGGGCTTCGTCGCGTCGGGCCAGCCCTCCGGCAGGGGCGCGTCGCTGTCCGCCTTGCGCGGGGCCGGCGCGGGCTTCGATCCCGGCGCGGGCTGCCCCGCCTTCGAACCATGTGCGGGTTCGTCGCCGCGCGAGGCGGGGACTACCAGGCCGGCGACGGCCAACGAGGCGAGCACGAGGCGAGTGCGCATCATCGATTCTCCCCGGGCGACGGCCCGTCGCGGGCCGACACGCGGGCCCGGACGGCGGGCACAACCCGCCTTGATATAGGCCCGCCGCCGCGTTCGTCAAGCGGGCGTGAAGACGCCCGGGGCGCCTCGAGGATCGCGGCGGGCCCCCGCGCGTCGGGCGTGGCCGCCGTCCGCCTCAGCCCGATGACTTCCTCGACGTGAACTGGGGGAGCCTCTCCGCCCGGGCCGAGTGGGCGATCAGGGCGTCCAGCCGCCGCCGGCGGGTGTCGTCCTTCTTGGCGCTGATGACCCACCAGACGGCCACCTTCCGATAGGACGCCGGCTGCCGCTCGAAGAACTCCCACGCCGCCGCATCGCCGCGGAAGATATCTTGATACGCCTCGGGCAGCTCCACGTCCGCCTGCTCGAAGGAGTAGATGCCCGACCGGTCCTCCTTCCGGGCCCGGAACGCGGCGAGCCCGGCGGGCTGCATGCGCCCGAGTTCGGTCAGGGCCTGGACCCGCTGAACGTTCACGTTGCTCCACACGCTGCTCGCCTTCCGGGGCGAGAAGCGGATCATGTAGCTCTCGGCGCCGAGGCTCTTGCGGACGCCGTCGATCCACCCGTAGCAGAGGGCCTCGTCCACCGACTCGGGCCAGGTGAGGCTCGGCCGGCCGGTGCCCTTCTTGTGGAAGCCCACCCACAGGAAGTCGGCCTCGGCGTGGTGCTCGGCGAGCCACGCCCGGAAGTCGGCCGGCGTTGCGAAGAAGATCGGGTCCATGGCGCCCTCGGGATCGGCTCGGCTGGGTCCGGAGGCGGACATCGTAGCCGCGGGCCCGGGGCGCGCGAAGCGCAGGAGCACGCCGCGCCCGGGGAGGCCCCGGGGAGGGACGGAGCCGGCCGCCGGATCTCAGCCGCCCCGCTCCTCCGCCTCCCGGGAGGCCCGGACGCGGGCCAGGTAGAAGGTGTGGCCCTTGAAGACGCGGAACATGTAGAGGATCGACGGCAGGAGCACGACCGAGCCGGCGGACAGCGCGACGAGCAGCACCTTCTGCACGATGGGGGGCGACGCGGCCTCCGCGATGGTGAGGTTGGGCGGCAGGATGTAGGGGTATTCGGCCAGGGCGCAGCCCCAGAGGATGAGCGCGACCTGGACCATGGCCGAGACCCGCGCGACGTGGTAGTGGCGGGACCACAGCGCGGCGATCGTCGCGACGGCGAATCCCCCGGTCGCCATCCGCACCGGCGTCCCCCAGGGGGAGGCGTCCAGGCCCCGGAAGACGATCGGCGCCTCGGCGCGGGCGAGCAGGTAGACGACCCAGGCGACGGCCCCGAGCGCGACGGCGGCGGCGAGCGCCCGGCGGCGGAAGTCCTCGCGGAGGCCGCGGTCGTCGGTCTCCAGCGTCAGGTAGACGGCCGCCAGGAAGGCGAAGATGTTCAGCGTGAACACGCCGACGACGATCGGGAACGGCCGCAGCCACGTCGCGAACAGCGGGACGGCCCGGCCGGACTCGAGGGCGTCGGCCGCCGCGCGGCCAGGTTCCCCGGTGGCGATCGCGCCCACGACGATCCCCAGGAGCACCGGCGTGACCACGCTCGGGATCGAGAAGAGCCGGTTCCAGCGGTGCTTTCCCACCTCCGTGTTGTCGTAACTCCGGAACGTGAACGCGGAGCCCCGCAGCACGACGCCGATCAGCATCAGGGAGAGCGGCACGTGCAGCGTCGTCATGATCGCGGAGAACGCCAGCGGGAACGCGCTGAACAGGAGCGTGACCACGATGATCAGCCAGACGTGGTTCGCCTCCCAGACCGGGCCGATGGCGTGCGCGATCACCTCGCGCTGCGCCTCGGCGCGGGGGCCGCGGGCCAGCAGGTCCCAGACCCCGGCGCCGTAGTCGGCCCCGCCGAGCAGGGCGTAGGCCACCAGGCCCAGCAGCATCACGATCGCCAGCACCTCGGCCGGGCTCACCGCCTGCACGCTCGACAGCCAGCTCATGGGCGCACCCCCTCTCGGTTCGACTCCGCCCCCGAGGCCGCCGCCCCCTCGATCGAGGCGATCTCCGACGCGAGCGGGCTCGCCCGGAATTGCAGGCCGAGCAGGAACGCCACCACGACGCCGAGCGCGACGTACAGCGCCGTGTAGGAGACGAGGGACACCCAGAGCCCCGCCACGGGCGTCACCGCGTCGGCGGTGCGCATCACCCCCTGGATGATCCAGGGCTGGCGGCCGACCTCCGTGACCGTCCAGCCGGCCTCGATGGCGATCATCCCGAGCGGCGCGGCCGCGATCGCGGCGCGCAGGAACCACGGGCCGTCCGGGAGGGCCCGGGCCCGCCAGGCCGAGACCCCGGCCCAGGCGGCGAGCGCGGCCATCGCCATCCCGCAGGCGACCATGACCTGGAACGCGAGGTGGACGACGCGGACCGGCGGGCGGACGTCGGCCGGGAAGTCCTCGAGCCCGACGACCTCGGCCCGCGGGTCGTTGTAGGAGAGCAGGCTCAGGCCCCCGGGGATCTCCAGGGCGTACCGCGTCTCGCCGGCCTCCGGGTCGGGCAGCCCGCCGATCCGGAGCGGAGCCCAGGTCTGGGTGCGGAACTGGCCCTCCATCGCCGCGAGCTTCGGCTTCTGCGTCGTCGCGACGACGTGGGCCGCGTAGTGGCCGGACGCCGGCTGGAGCAGCGCGGCGGCCCCCCCCACGACGAGCGAGATCGCCATCGCCCTGCGGTGGAAGAGGTTCGACCGGTCCCGGCCCAGGAGCGCGGCGTGAATCCCCGCGACGAGCAGCCCCGTCGCCGCGTAGGCGGCGAGCGTCATGTGCAGCGTCTCGGCGAGCATCGCCGGCGCGAGGAACGTCGCCAGCGGGTGGATCGACTCGGCCGGCGCCGACGTGCCGCCGGCACCGATGACGAATCCCGCCGGCGTGTTCATCCAGGCGTTGACCGACACGACCAGGATGCCCGACAGCGCCCCGCTGGCCGCCACGATCGCCCCGGCCAGCCAGTGGGCGAAGGCCGGTATGCGGTCCCATCCGTAGATGTAAATGCCCAGGAAGATGGCCTCGGTGAAGAACGCGAATCCCTCCAGCGCGAACCCGACGCCGACGATCGGCCCGGCGAACTTCATGAAGTGCGGCCAGAGCAGGCCGAGCTCGAACGACAGCACCGTGCCGGAGACCGCGCCCACCGCGAACAGGATCGCCGCCCCGCGTGCCCAGCGTTGGGCGAGGACCCGGTAGAGCGGATCCTTCGTCCGCATCCAGAGGGCCTCGGCCACGACCATCAGGAACGGGAGCGCGATCCCGACCACGGCGAAGAGGATGTGGAAGCCGAGCGAGACCGCCATCTGCCAGCGCGCGGCGAGGAGATTGGACATCGCGATCGGTCACCTCGGCTGCTCATGGGAGGCTGCCGGCGACGCCCCGACGCGGGGCGATGGGGCCGGTCTTTCGGTCCTTTCAGTTCATACTAGCGGCCTCGACAAGGGCTCGCCCACCCCAAACCTCGCATGCCCCGTGCATCCTCGACTTTCCCCGGGATCGGTCCCATAATCCTTCAGAGGGAGCCGCACCCGCGCCGCGGCCAATCCGCCCCGTAGAGAGACCCGCCCGATCGGGATTCGCGATGATCGCCGCCTCCGCCGTCGTCTGCCTCGGCCTCTCCCTCGCATCGGCCGCGCCGCTCAAGGCCGGCGACCATTTCCTGGAGCTGACGGCGGGCGGACGCCCGCGGTCGTACCTCGTGCACGTGCCCCCGGGCTACGACGCGAGCCGGCCGACGCCGCTGGTGCTCGTCTTCCATTCGGCGATGATGAACGCGCCGATGATGGCCCGTTATTGCGGGCTCAATCGCAAGGCGGACGAGGCGGGGTTCCTCGTCGCCTACGGGAACGGCACCGGCACGACGCCGCTTTTGCTCTACTGGGATGCCGGCGGCGTGCGCGGGCAGGCGTCCGACGACGTCGGCTACACGGCGGCCCTGCTGGACGACCTGGCGACGCGAGCCAACGTGGACCCGAGGCGGGTCTACGCCGCGGGGATGTCCAACGGCGCGATGATGTGCTACCGGCTCGCCGCGGAGCTCTCCGGCCGGATCGCCGCGATCGCCACGGTGTCGGGCACGATGGCCATCGACGAATGCCGCCCGAAGCGTCCCGTCCCGGTGATCCACTTCCACGGCACGAGGGACAGCATCGTGCCGACGGCCGGCGCCGACGCGAAGCTGATCGGCCCCACGAGGTTCCTCTCCCTGGAGGACACGGTGGCCGCCTGGCTCCGCGCCAACGGCTGCCCGCCCGTCCCGGCCGAATCGAGCCTCCTCCCCGACGCAGTCCCCGCCGACGGCACGCGCGTCCGCCGCAGGGCCTTCGGCCCCGGCAGGGACGGCTCCGAGGTGGTCCTCTACCTGATCGAGAACGGCGGCCACACCTGGCCCGGCGCCGACGTCCGCAACAAGTTCCTGGGCCTCACGACAAGGGACATCTCGGCCAACGACCTGATCTGGGAGTTCTTCCAGAAGCACCCGATGAAGTGAGCGCAATGCCGCGATGGAATGATCATCTTTTGTAGGGTGCGTCAAGCGGAGCGCGGACGCACCGGACCGCCGTTGCAGGGGAAACGAAGCTTGTAGGGGGCGTCTCGACGCGCCGCGACCGGCGAGGCGGGCGGATTTGTGAGGGGAGCTGGGGCCTGCTCGCACGACGGGCCGGTCGCGGTGCGTCGAGACGCACCCTACAAAAGAGTCTGTCCGCATCTCTTCACGGTCGGGCTGGTCCCTGGTACTCTCGGACGCATGCCGAAT from Aquisphaera giovannonii includes these protein-coding regions:
- a CDS encoding extracellular catalytic domain type 1 short-chain-length polyhydroxyalkanoate depolymerase, which translates into the protein MIAASAVVCLGLSLASAAPLKAGDHFLELTAGGRPRSYLVHVPPGYDASRPTPLVLVFHSAMMNAPMMARYCGLNRKADEAGFLVAYGNGTGTTPLLLYWDAGGVRGQASDDVGYTAALLDDLATRANVDPRRVYAAGMSNGAMMCYRLAAELSGRIAAIATVSGTMAIDECRPKRPVPVIHFHGTRDSIVPTAGADAKLIGPTRFLSLEDTVAAWLRANGCPPVPAESSLLPDAVPADGTRVRRRAFGPGRDGSEVVLYLIENGGHTWPGADVRNKFLGLTTRDISANDLIWEFFQKHPMK
- a CDS encoding cytochrome d ubiquinol oxidase subunit II, with amino-acid sequence MSWLSSVQAVSPAEVLAIVMLLGLVAYALLGGADYGAGVWDLLARGPRAEAQREVIAHAIGPVWEANHVWLIIVVTLLFSAFPLAFSAIMTTLHVPLSLMLIGVVLRGSAFTFRSYDNTEVGKHRWNRLFSIPSVVTPVLLGIVVGAIATGEPGRAAADALESGRAVPLFATWLRPFPIVVGVFTLNIFAFLAAVYLTLETDDRGLREDFRRRALAAAVALGAVAWVVYLLARAEAPIVFRGLDASPWGTPVRMATGGFAVATIAALWSRHYHVARVSAMVQVALILWGCALAEYPYILPPNLTIAEAASPPIVQKVLLVALSAGSVVLLPSILYMFRVFKGHTFYLARVRASREAEERGG
- a CDS encoding serine/threonine-protein kinase — protein: MDRTTHQSPGTDSPTVARADAGTTEVGETVVFAAEGAGPGGAAEGPSLGRYENLGEIARGGMGIVYRVRDGAFDRELALKVVLSRDPGPVMRSRFVEEARVTGRLQHPGIPPVHEIGELDDGRPYYTMKLIDGRTLEDLLAARPDPRHDPAHFLSIFEAICQTLGYAHARGVVHRDMKPSNIMVGAFGEVQVMDWGLAKVLARPGHPPGPSDASAGYTEGAGKGDGDDAAGGRSLAGDVLGTPAYMPPEQALGQVDRVDERSDVFALGAILCEILTGAPPYVDRPGYFAHRQAARADLGAAMSRLAGCGAEDELVDLARRCLAADPSARPRDAEAVAEAVASHQESMQDRLRAAELARVEAVARAEHERKRRRLAVALLSTVAAMIGLGGAGLTYLVHLSHQGAVHQAEVARSAEDLLARAEALGRRAEAAAGDDEAAWADAVASARGARAMLADEPGLEGLRRSAVAAVAEIERRREGCRSLVPGCLAASNRYRADGPVPPQAVDHDDPGPGTPPDYSGVSILRRSIFFDLSGWRRLPPGVDPAAAGRVEPTNYTQVLDLVRKQNVTADNRRLIFPFRTEGYEVDLRCANLPYTVRGPAAREPLGGGTRPVLRRDLVIDISGCQPGKESRVVIQATIWNGFQPDADGRTWAGMLAADDLSEAEIAVKFADGRKPKAPPTLYVFQRGSDRKEAPHITQDFRNPLDRDWWLWRPRDILKDSVYQVAWSWPGPKDGAAAMPRTPDLARSDRAVVRR
- a CDS encoding YdeI/OmpD-associated family protein codes for the protein MDPIFFATPADFRAWLAEHHAEADFLWVGFHKKGTGRPSLTWPESVDEALCYGWIDGVRKSLGAESYMIRFSPRKASSVWSNVNVQRVQALTELGRMQPAGLAAFRARKEDRSGIYSFEQADVELPEAYQDIFRGDAAAWEFFERQPASYRKVAVWWVISAKKDDTRRRRLDALIAHSARAERLPQFTSRKSSG
- a CDS encoding cytochrome ubiquinol oxidase subunit I, producing MSNLLAARWQMAVSLGFHILFAVVGIALPFLMVVAEALWMRTKDPLYRVLAQRWARGAAILFAVGAVSGTVLSFELGLLWPHFMKFAGPIVGVGFALEGFAFFTEAIFLGIYIYGWDRIPAFAHWLAGAIVAASGALSGILVVSVNAWMNTPAGFVIGAGGTSAPAESIHPLATFLAPAMLAETLHMTLAAYAATGLLVAGIHAALLGRDRSNLFHRRAMAISLVVGGAAALLQPASGHYAAHVVATTQKPKLAAMEGQFRTQTWAPLRIGGLPDPEAGETRYALEIPGGLSLLSYNDPRAEVVGLEDFPADVRPPVRVVHLAFQVMVACGMAMAALAAWAGVSAWRARALPDGPWFLRAAIAAAPLGMIAIEAGWTVTEVGRQPWIIQGVMRTADAVTPVAGLWVSLVSYTALYVALGVVVAFLLGLQFRASPLASEIASIEGAAASGAESNREGVRP
- a CDS encoding heme-binding protein — protein: MMRTRLVLASLAVAGLVVPASRGDEPAHGSKAGQPAPGSKPAPAPRKADSDAPLPEGWPDATKPGAIEVKAYPAYRSAVARAKDASAGAGNTLFWPLFNHISRREIAMTAPVVSTYRTPGMAESPGSTGEMTMEFLYRKPTQGEPGAGVGAVKVEDHPSATYACLGYQGRSDPERLRDELATLRRWLADHKAEWVEAGPPRQLGYHGPMTPEKERLWEVQIPVKPATAKPSR